A genomic segment from Leptospira yasudae encodes:
- a CDS encoding 50S ribosomal protein L11 methyltransferase: protein MRYREIILSLPKEIADDFTSFLDEAGVAGYYEILFDREVPRAPHEEIISDDTKFRVYLAEEDKENEIKIHIFLKANAGESFFLESRWIETKEYEEAYKEFYKPFTIGSYRVIPTWEKDTAVSTTPQGILPLLINPGLAFGTGHHETTRLVLGRMGSLGLNGKRIADVGTGSGILSVAAAKSGASEILAVDVDPNSVRSATFNRDDNEISPEILVVEEGGFDHEGVQGKEWDLLIANITFAVLKANIQKIASVKTNHFLFSGVITERKEEFLELLKNEVGGEGVFFQEDTGWELIEWKRKG from the coding sequence TTGAGATACAGAGAAATCATTCTAAGTCTACCCAAAGAAATCGCAGACGACTTCACATCGTTTTTGGACGAAGCGGGGGTTGCGGGATATTACGAAATTCTGTTTGACCGCGAAGTTCCGAGAGCCCCGCACGAGGAGATCATTTCGGACGATACGAAATTCCGCGTCTATCTCGCGGAAGAAGACAAAGAAAACGAAATCAAAATTCATATCTTTCTGAAAGCCAACGCGGGAGAATCCTTCTTTCTCGAATCCCGTTGGATCGAAACCAAAGAATACGAAGAAGCCTATAAGGAATTCTACAAACCTTTCACGATCGGTTCGTATCGCGTCATTCCCACTTGGGAAAAAGATACGGCCGTCAGCACGACTCCGCAGGGAATTCTTCCTTTGCTCATCAATCCGGGGCTTGCCTTCGGAACAGGACATCACGAAACCACTCGTCTCGTTTTAGGGAGAATGGGAAGCCTCGGTTTAAACGGAAAACGAATCGCTGACGTGGGAACCGGCTCCGGGATCTTGAGCGTCGCCGCCGCGAAGTCGGGCGCATCCGAAATTCTCGCGGTGGACGTGGACCCGAACAGCGTGCGTTCCGCGACGTTCAACCGGGACGACAACGAAATTTCTCCCGAGATTCTCGTCGTGGAAGAGGGCGGTTTCGATCACGAGGGGGTTCAGGGAAAAGAATGGGATCTTCTGATCGCCAACATCACATTCGCAGTATTAAAAGCGAATATTCAAAAAATTGCATCTGTAAAAACGAATCATTTCCTCTTCAGCGGAGTCATCACCGAACGTAAGGAAGAGTTTTTGGAACTTCTGAAAAACGAGGTGGGGGGAGAAGGAGTTTTCTTTCAAGAAGACACCGGCTGGGAATTGATCGAATGGAAAAGAAAAGGATAA
- a CDS encoding adenosine kinase yields MKHYDVFGVGNALVDILVPTEDVFIQRLGFDKGIMTLVDAEKQAGVLTALEGSKKELRSGGSAANTMIALANSGGTGTYIGKVSKDTYGEFYKKDMENAGILFDVAPEDSGHTGTCVVLTTPDAERTMLTHLGISITLQKSDVDLDKLKASSISYIEGYLWDGPGTKEASLLAMEESKKNGVKVAYTYSDPFCVNRSREDFIRLTKDYFDIVFCNVEEARALSQKEDKLEALKFIAGLSPLVFMTDSANGAYFAENGAITHVDGFPVKPIDTTGAGDCFAAGVLYGLTHGFNLEKSTRWGNYVASRIVQEIGPRLGIKLMGRQDEILK; encoded by the coding sequence ATGAAACACTACGACGTATTCGGAGTCGGCAACGCACTCGTGGATATTTTGGTTCCCACGGAGGACGTATTCATTCAACGTCTCGGATTCGACAAAGGGATCATGACCCTGGTCGACGCGGAAAAACAGGCGGGCGTTTTAACCGCTCTGGAAGGAAGTAAAAAGGAACTTCGTTCCGGAGGAAGCGCGGCCAACACGATGATCGCGCTCGCGAATTCCGGCGGAACCGGAACGTATATCGGAAAGGTTTCCAAAGACACATACGGAGAATTCTATAAGAAGGACATGGAAAACGCCGGAATCCTTTTCGACGTCGCTCCGGAAGACAGCGGACATACGGGAACTTGCGTGGTTCTCACAACCCCCGACGCGGAACGGACCATGTTGACCCACTTGGGGATCTCCATCACATTACAAAAATCGGATGTGGATTTGGACAAACTCAAGGCTTCCAGCATTTCCTACATCGAAGGATATCTCTGGGACGGACCCGGAACCAAAGAGGCTTCTCTTTTAGCTATGGAAGAATCCAAAAAGAACGGAGTCAAAGTCGCTTACACGTACAGCGATCCTTTCTGCGTCAACCGTTCCCGTGAGGACTTTATTCGCTTAACAAAAGACTACTTCGACATCGTATTTTGCAACGTGGAAGAAGCGAGAGCCCTTTCGCAAAAAGAGGATAAGCTCGAAGCGTTGAAGTTCATCGCGGGTCTTTCTCCTCTCGTATTCATGACCGACTCCGCAAACGGAGCTTACTTTGCCGAGAACGGCGCGATTACTCATGTCGACGGATTTCCCGTTAAACCGATCGATACGACCGGTGCGGGGGATTGTTTTGCCGCGGGAGTTTTATACGGACTGACTCACGGTTTCAATCTCGAGAAGTCCACCCGTTGGGGAAATTACGTTGCTTCGAGAATCGTGCAGGAAATCGGTCCGAGACTCGGCATCAAATTGATGGGACGTCAAGACGAGATTTTGAAGTAA
- a CDS encoding LIC11270 family surface protein has protein sequence MKRSYFPFILILSSFLMFFCRVGDWNGKGTKNPVISTLFNQRMLLLVKGTYATDNPIGFEAYSGGTGQLYQDTSGEGFDPVYDLSGLPLAQNLPIFIDIGEIRMSTKYEEGLYNLSLIKNVKDTKKFWDEIAPNRQVFCTVPYTTNSNSCRLNDGEVKAIQFFNGEGVTYPSNDPTSATDWGAFGNGPVQFYYTGLYLRSLVTAWATEPGLTFSNLTLFDNYRVPGINIVPRLSYKPGADSTAKTIFPPLVFPALYTADAGDQDMLVYPGFDPYILEVRMNLKENLMVHSYVSSVGGVRTLVGVSDWKADSNHKGESDMGGGLLLRSRIIRPEIASSLTVLGGTASTTHYYGVYRLGETGIDGKLPLIASPVQGGATRMKYIHPGEYRIQCLGDLARVDGYPETVVRETTFVVPENAPRSEVQVNLSCP, from the coding sequence ATGAAACGATCCTATTTTCCATTCATCCTGATACTTTCCAGTTTTCTAATGTTCTTTTGCCGTGTCGGCGACTGGAACGGAAAGGGAACGAAAAATCCGGTGATCAGTACCCTCTTCAACCAGAGAATGCTTCTTCTCGTAAAAGGAACATACGCGACCGACAATCCGATCGGATTCGAAGCCTACTCGGGCGGGACCGGTCAACTTTACCAGGATACGAGCGGAGAAGGATTCGATCCCGTATATGATTTATCGGGTCTTCCTCTGGCGCAGAATCTTCCGATCTTTATCGACATCGGAGAAATCCGTATGTCCACCAAATACGAAGAAGGTCTTTACAATCTGAGTTTGATCAAGAACGTAAAGGACACGAAGAAGTTTTGGGACGAGATCGCTCCGAACCGTCAGGTATTCTGCACGGTTCCGTATACGACCAACTCGAACTCCTGCCGTCTCAACGACGGAGAAGTCAAAGCCATTCAATTCTTCAACGGAGAAGGAGTTACGTATCCTTCCAACGATCCGACTTCTGCGACGGATTGGGGCGCGTTCGGAAACGGACCCGTTCAATTCTATTATACCGGTTTGTATTTGAGATCCTTGGTTACGGCTTGGGCGACCGAACCCGGTTTGACTTTTTCCAATCTGACCTTATTCGACAACTATCGCGTACCCGGAATCAATATCGTTCCCCGTTTGAGCTACAAACCCGGAGCCGACTCAACCGCTAAGACGATATTCCCCCCTCTCGTATTCCCCGCGTTGTATACCGCGGACGCTGGAGATCAGGATATGCTCGTATATCCCGGATTTGATCCGTATATCTTAGAAGTAAGGATGAACCTCAAAGAAAATCTGATGGTGCATTCTTACGTTTCGAGCGTCGGGGGAGTGAGAACCCTCGTCGGAGTCAGCGATTGGAAAGCCGACAGCAATCATAAGGGAGAATCGGATATGGGCGGAGGCCTTCTGCTTCGTTCGAGAATTATCCGTCCCGAGATCGCGTCCAGCTTGACGGTGTTAGGCGGAACCGCTTCCACGACCCACTACTATGGAGTTTACCGCCTAGGTGAGACCGGTATCGACGGCAAGCTTCCGTTGATCGCTTCTCCCGTACAAGGCGGCGCAACGAGAATGAAATACATTCATCCCGGAGAATATAGAATCCAGTGTTTAGGGGATCTCGCGAGGGTGGACGGCTATCCCGAAACAGTGGTCCGAGAAACCACGTTCGTAGTTCCGGAAAACGCGCCTCGTTCGGAAGTTCAAGTCAACCTGAGTTGTCCGTAA
- the truA gene encoding tRNA pseudouridine(38-40) synthase TruA, producing MQIQTFRHHRHGERTLRRIQQAHRGNGRRKINYALLVEYDGLCFNGFQTQKDLPSIQENLEKAATILLREEIAISGAGRTDTGVHARGMMVNFKTTKTVQNFSKFLLSMNAITDPGLSILSMMEMDEQFDSRFSCSSREYEYLILNTKYPRPTWKNRAFWYQHKIDVPRLEAELELLKGEHDFRSLAKVASMKNRSAVRTILDTGLERSAEFDGLLKIRIRANGFLHNMIRILTGTLLEIANGKRQDTNVLDIISSKDRTIAGITLPPHGLYFIRAYYDSHPQIDTMYSLRDFQ from the coding sequence ATCCAAATCCAAACCTTCCGTCATCATCGACATGGCGAAAGAACTCTACGACGAATACAACAAGCTCATCGAGGAAATGGGAGGAGAAAAATAAACTACGCCCTCCTCGTCGAATACGACGGACTTTGTTTCAACGGTTTTCAAACTCAAAAAGATCTACCCAGCATTCAGGAGAATCTCGAAAAGGCCGCAACCATCCTTCTTCGAGAAGAGATCGCGATCAGCGGAGCCGGAAGAACGGACACCGGAGTTCACGCCCGCGGAATGATGGTGAATTTCAAGACCACGAAGACCGTACAGAATTTCAGCAAATTTCTTTTGAGTATGAACGCCATCACCGATCCGGGGCTTTCCATTCTGAGCATGATGGAAATGGATGAACAATTCGACTCTCGCTTTTCCTGCAGTTCGAGAGAATACGAATATCTCATTCTCAATACGAAGTATCCGAGACCGACTTGGAAAAATCGGGCCTTCTGGTATCAACATAAGATTGACGTTCCGCGCTTAGAAGCCGAACTTGAATTATTAAAGGGAGAACACGATTTCCGCAGTTTAGCGAAAGTCGCTTCCATGAAGAATCGTTCCGCGGTTCGGACGATTTTGGATACGGGACTGGAACGGAGCGCGGAATTCGACGGTCTCTTAAAAATAAGGATCCGAGCAAACGGCTTTCTTCACAATATGATTCGGATTCTTACGGGTACCCTTCTGGAAATCGCAAACGGCAAACGACAAGACACGAACGTTCTGGATATCATTTCCTCCAAAGACAGAACGATCGCGGGTATCACTCTTCCACCTCACGGACTTTATTTTATCAGAGCGTATTACGATTCGCATCCGCAAATCGATACGATGTATTCTCTTCGGGACTTTCAATAA
- a CDS encoding DUF2225 domain-containing protein, whose translation MTASALAQGKKISFRAKEDTVCPICHEVHQKENMFQGGGRLIAGKLTIELRRLYEKNKKFGRVSPNDYVISVCPRCLYSSFSKDWSALDAEENEKIRSQSDTRRSNLEKILGPLDFYQDRNLVLGAASYLLAIECYQNRKVTVAPTPKKAVCAVRGAWYFDDLNNDFPSMGFDKVRDLLYQKSAGWYTDTMEIMQSGSEPVDQASYLLGPDTDKNWAFDGVIYLSAYLTMKFKDELASEPAAKLNLLVRAKRTLSRLYGSGKGSKSKPSVIIDMAKELYDEYNKLIEEMGGEK comes from the coding sequence ATGACAGCCAGCGCTCTCGCACAAGGAAAAAAGATCTCGTTTCGTGCAAAGGAAGATACGGTTTGTCCGATCTGCCACGAAGTTCATCAGAAAGAGAACATGTTTCAGGGCGGCGGCCGTTTGATCGCCGGTAAACTCACGATCGAACTCAGAAGACTTTACGAAAAGAATAAAAAGTTCGGCCGCGTGAGTCCGAATGATTATGTCATCAGCGTTTGTCCCCGTTGTCTGTATTCTTCCTTTTCCAAGGATTGGTCCGCGTTAGACGCGGAGGAAAACGAAAAGATCCGTTCCCAATCCGATACGAGACGTTCCAATCTGGAAAAGATTCTCGGGCCTTTGGATTTTTATCAGGACCGCAACCTGGTTCTCGGAGCGGCTTCCTATCTTCTCGCGATCGAATGTTATCAAAATCGAAAGGTCACCGTCGCTCCCACTCCGAAGAAGGCGGTTTGCGCCGTTCGAGGAGCGTGGTATTTCGACGATCTGAACAACGACTTCCCGAGCATGGGATTCGATAAGGTGCGCGACCTGCTTTACCAAAAGTCGGCGGGCTGGTACACGGATACGATGGAGATCATGCAGAGCGGTTCCGAACCGGTCGATCAGGCTTCGTATCTCTTAGGTCCGGACACGGATAAGAACTGGGCCTTTGACGGAGTCATTTATCTTTCCGCCTATCTAACGATGAAGTTCAAAGACGAACTCGCATCCGAACCCGCGGCAAAACTCAATCTTTTAGTCAGAGCCAAGCGGACTCTTTCCAGACTCTACGGTTCGGGAAAGGGATCCAAATCCAAACCTTCCGTCATCATCGACATGGCGAAAGAACTCTACGACGAATACAACAAGCTCATCGAGGAAATGGGAGGAGAAAAATAA
- a CDS encoding LIC11274 family protein, with the protein MKRLILILIAISILPVSVFGEAVSSKAYKKRVELLVYLRAIEPLVRNYKGEVPGGQNQQGAGGQTAPANNQQGGAPEQDGDRVRKYKELKRLYQEGLQYFFENNHVNAYRRFLEAQLGTEMLLEELSQYYVERTDEILKAAIEKKNQNNPEDRNLVDIAIEWSKNSFIVRDMTANRESPLTRRMYNPRDFHYVTNKYAIEKNMETGYKFLGLAKEARNNALKIEKHLEKHQKLQPSHRKHRIEHYLAAIQLCRDARANAINIFKLKYPYDNYYLFKSDAKTEAIKDDEGKAGSSEPVVLNGVTYDFSQNPTLEYDHRMSPVFDRRIPDEYRRDAVDVLEKIYDDEVKNRIFLKWDPEKRKQLMGDKAPNNK; encoded by the coding sequence ATGAAACGACTGATTCTGATTCTAATTGCGATCTCCATTCTTCCCGTATCCGTATTTGGGGAGGCTGTTTCCAGCAAAGCCTACAAAAAGAGGGTGGAATTACTCGTATATCTCCGAGCCATCGAACCGCTTGTTCGAAACTACAAAGGGGAAGTTCCGGGCGGACAGAATCAGCAAGGTGCAGGCGGGCAAACGGCTCCGGCTAACAACCAGCAAGGCGGCGCTCCCGAACAAGACGGAGACCGCGTCCGAAAATACAAGGAACTCAAACGACTTTATCAAGAAGGACTTCAATACTTCTTCGAAAACAATCACGTAAACGCATACCGCAGATTTTTGGAAGCGCAGCTCGGAACCGAAATGCTTCTGGAAGAATTGTCTCAGTATTACGTGGAAAGAACGGACGAAATCTTAAAAGCCGCGATCGAAAAGAAGAATCAGAACAATCCGGAAGACAGAAATCTCGTCGACATCGCGATCGAATGGAGTAAGAATTCCTTCATCGTGCGCGACATGACGGCGAACCGCGAATCTCCTCTTACGAGAAGAATGTACAACCCGAGAGATTTCCATTACGTTACGAACAAATACGCGATCGAAAAGAATATGGAAACCGGTTATAAATTTTTAGGTCTTGCAAAAGAAGCGCGTAACAACGCACTCAAGATCGAAAAACATCTGGAAAAACACCAGAAACTTCAACCGAGCCATAGAAAACATAGAATCGAACATTATCTAGCGGCGATCCAACTCTGCAGGGACGCAAGAGCGAACGCGATCAATATCTTTAAACTGAAATATCCGTACGACAATTATTATCTCTTTAAGAGCGACGCGAAAACCGAAGCGATCAAAGACGATGAAGGAAAGGCGGGATCTTCCGAACCGGTCGTGTTGAACGGAGTTACCTACGACTTTTCTCAAAACCCGACGTTGGAATACGATCATAGAATGAGCCCCGTGTTCGACAGAAGAATTCCGGACGAATACCGCAGAGACGCCGTGGACGTTTTGGAAAAGATCTACGACGACGAAGTCAAAAACAGAATCTTCCTGAAATGGGATCCTGAAAAACGCAAACAGTTGATGGGAGACAAAGCTCCGAACAACAAGTAA
- a CDS encoding lysophospholipid acyltransferase family protein, whose translation MNPLKFMESRLGRFPKSYRRIVLKTYLITLPLVFSFAFPSLVAGLFFALIGNQKKKNAAFLKGSAVWGDAIRWMTGTRFFRIGEFQIPTKGHMIFVNHVNELDFPYDCLVINKPYLANQVIKKTLIAYWWMKAMGSQVFESSKAATIAVSVRNLLKGLKDASFIVYPEGHNSYSEEIQHMQKGMIKLAWDNKIPVVIVLKSGLTGYQTMSKGFVVAYKQIGTYDPTQYGTWEEFKDFIHETMDREKKALDALLNSEAKKESVPA comes from the coding sequence ATGAACCCATTGAAATTTATGGAAAGCCGTTTGGGCCGCTTTCCGAAATCGTATCGTCGAATCGTTCTGAAAACCTATTTAATCACATTGCCCCTCGTCTTTAGTTTTGCATTTCCGAGTTTGGTTGCGGGACTGTTCTTCGCTTTGATCGGAAATCAAAAGAAAAAGAACGCCGCCTTTTTGAAAGGTTCCGCGGTTTGGGGAGACGCGATCCGCTGGATGACGGGAACCCGTTTCTTTCGAATCGGAGAATTTCAAATTCCCACGAAAGGACACATGATCTTTGTGAACCACGTCAACGAACTCGACTTCCCGTATGATTGTCTCGTGATCAACAAACCGTATCTCGCAAACCAAGTGATAAAAAAAACCCTGATCGCGTATTGGTGGATGAAGGCGATGGGATCGCAGGTGTTCGAATCTTCCAAGGCGGCGACGATCGCGGTCTCGGTAAGAAACCTTCTGAAAGGATTGAAGGATGCTTCGTTTATCGTTTATCCCGAAGGTCATAACTCCTACAGCGAAGAAATCCAGCACATGCAGAAAGGGATGATCAAACTCGCTTGGGATAATAAGATTCCGGTCGTGATCGTTTTGAAATCAGGGCTCACAGGATATCAAACGATGTCGAAAGGATTCGTCGTCGCTTACAAACAGATCGGAACCTACGATCCGACCCAATACGGAACTTGGGAAGAATTCAAGGATTTCATACATGAAACGATGGACCGCGAGAAAAAAGCGTTAGACGCGCTTTTGAATTCCGAGGCCAAAAAGGAATCGGTACCCGCTTGA
- a CDS encoding acetyl-CoA carboxylase biotin carboxylase subunit yields MISKLLIANRGEIAVRVIRTCQKLGIKTVAVYSDADKDSPHVKLADESVYVGEPSPASSYLNISNILDAIRKTKAEAVHPGYGFLSEKPDFAKALEKEKILFLGPTPESMELMGDKINSRIKMEAAGVPVVPGYNGQNQDPKVLQKEAERIGYPLMIKATAGGGGKGMKRVYKPEEFLSSLESAQREAQKAFGDGTVFIEKYIETPRHIEVQVFGDKHGNVMHLFERECSIQRRHQKVIEESPAPNLPTSLRDEICKVAVKAAQSIQYVGAGTVEFILGKDGKFYFLEMNTRLQVEHPVTEYITGQDLVEWQIRVAEGKKLSDLTGGKEITQNGHAIEARIYAEDPENNFLPSTGILEYIEFPDREFLRVDTGVETGSEITVYYDPMIAKMIAWGKTREECAARLKESVESTVIFGPVTNTFYLSGILSHEEFKKGLTHTHFLEEQTILFAPEREVQADAFSFAAAALSEKKKSQGIWEAVGQGGFW; encoded by the coding sequence TTGATCTCCAAACTTCTGATCGCAAACCGCGGAGAAATCGCGGTGCGCGTCATACGCACTTGTCAAAAACTAGGAATTAAAACCGTGGCCGTGTATTCGGACGCGGACAAGGATTCTCCGCACGTAAAACTCGCCGACGAATCGGTCTATGTCGGGGAGCCGAGTCCGGCTTCTTCTTATTTAAATATTTCTAATATTCTTGACGCGATCCGCAAGACGAAAGCGGAAGCAGTGCATCCCGGTTACGGATTTTTGTCCGAAAAACCGGATTTCGCAAAAGCGTTGGAAAAAGAGAAGATTCTGTTTTTGGGACCGACTCCCGAATCGATGGAACTGATGGGAGATAAGATCAATTCCCGGATCAAGATGGAAGCGGCCGGAGTTCCGGTCGTTCCCGGATACAACGGACAAAACCAAGATCCGAAGGTGCTTCAAAAAGAAGCCGAACGGATCGGATATCCTCTGATGATCAAGGCTACGGCCGGCGGAGGAGGAAAGGGGATGAAGAGGGTTTACAAACCCGAAGAGTTTCTTTCTTCCCTCGAGTCCGCTCAAAGAGAAGCGCAGAAGGCTTTCGGAGACGGAACCGTCTTTATCGAAAAATACATCGAAACACCGCGGCATATCGAAGTGCAGGTGTTCGGCGATAAACATGGAAACGTAATGCACTTGTTCGAACGCGAATGTTCGATTCAAAGAAGACATCAAAAGGTGATCGAAGAATCTCCCGCGCCGAATCTTCCCACGTCGCTTCGGGATGAAATCTGCAAGGTCGCTGTCAAAGCCGCGCAGTCGATTCAATACGTCGGCGCCGGAACGGTGGAATTCATTCTGGGTAAGGACGGAAAATTCTACTTCCTCGAAATGAACACGAGACTTCAAGTAGAACATCCCGTAACGGAATACATCACGGGACAGGATCTGGTGGAGTGGCAGATTCGAGTCGCCGAAGGAAAAAAACTTTCCGATCTCACCGGTGGAAAAGAAATCACGCAGAACGGTCACGCGATCGAAGCGAGGATCTACGCTGAAGATCCCGAAAATAATTTTTTACCATCCACGGGTATATTAGAATATATTGAATTTCCCGATCGGGAGTTTTTACGGGTGGACACGGGAGTGGAAACCGGCTCGGAAATCACCGTGTATTACGATCCGATGATCGCCAAAATGATCGCTTGGGGAAAAACGCGGGAAGAATGCGCCGCTCGTTTGAAAGAATCCGTCGAGTCCACGGTGATCTTCGGACCCGTCACGAACACGTTCTACTTATCCGGAATTCTTTCCCATGAAGAATTTAAGAAGGGTCTGACGCACACTCATTTTCTTGAAGAACAAACGATTCTTTTCGCCCCCGAACGAGAAGTGCAAGCCGACGCGTTTTCCTTTGCGGCCGCGGCGTTGTCCGAAAAGAAAAAATCCCAAGGAATTTGGGAAGCCGTAGGGCAGGGAGGTTTCTGGTGA
- a CDS encoding acetyl-CoA carboxylase biotin carboxyl carrier protein subunit, whose product MIEENFRFRHREEEIPVRVRSNSPGDTSVSIVLDGVVHDFRISRNFQSEGNGLFSGPGNHWRILRKGNQIFIHYKGWNTKVVLSNREIHLEEGSGGLIKSPMPGKVIRVLVSPGAAVKKGTVLAIVEAMKMENNILSPGEGTVEEVLTGEGSMVSQDDVILKLNLG is encoded by the coding sequence GTGATCGAAGAGAATTTTCGTTTTAGACATAGGGAAGAAGAGATTCCCGTTCGAGTTCGATCCAATTCTCCCGGTGACACGTCCGTATCGATCGTGTTAGACGGTGTCGTTCACGACTTTCGGATTTCCAGAAATTTTCAGAGCGAAGGCAACGGACTTTTTTCGGGTCCGGGCAATCACTGGAGAATTCTCCGGAAGGGAAACCAGATCTTTATCCACTACAAAGGCTGGAATACCAAAGTCGTTTTGTCCAATCGTGAAATTCATCTGGAAGAGGGAAGCGGCGGTTTGATCAAAAGTCCGATGCCGGGCAAGGTCATCCGTGTTTTGGTTTCTCCCGGAGCTGCGGTTAAAAAAGGAACCGTGCTAGCGATCGTTGAAGCAATGAAGATGGAAAATAACATTCTTTCTCCGGGCGAAGGAACGGTGGAAGAGGTGTTGACGGGAGAAGGTTCGATGGTTTCCCAAGACGACGTGATTTTGAAATTGAATCTGGGATAG
- a CDS encoding M23 family metallopeptidase, protein METKEAKNPIPLRDELRFEEAEEFFETHPEFISNGFDFPVGAPNAKGYFDLQPFGKNFHLGEDWNAIGRNDYGDPVYAVSNGIVKFAGEEGPGWGNVLILTHRLPDGRWINSLYAHLSKMHVAKGDKVKKGKKIGQIGDANRRYGPHLHFEMREDFFLPTGPGYGKDSKGYLSPKEFIRKHRRLKTPHHSSRKTT, encoded by the coding sequence TTGGAAACGAAAGAAGCGAAGAATCCGATTCCGCTTCGAGACGAACTCCGTTTCGAAGAAGCGGAAGAATTCTTCGAAACACATCCAGAGTTTATTTCCAACGGTTTTGATTTTCCGGTCGGTGCGCCGAACGCAAAAGGGTATTTCGATCTGCAACCCTTTGGAAAGAATTTTCATCTCGGAGAAGACTGGAACGCGATCGGTCGAAACGACTACGGAGATCCGGTCTATGCGGTTTCCAACGGAATCGTAAAGTTCGCGGGAGAGGAAGGACCGGGTTGGGGGAACGTTCTCATTCTCACGCATCGACTTCCGGACGGAAGATGGATCAATTCCTTATACGCGCATCTTTCCAAGATGCACGTCGCCAAAGGAGATAAGGTTAAAAAAGGAAAGAAGATCGGACAAATCGGAGACGCAAATCGGCGTTACGGACCGCATCTTCATTTTGAAATGAGAGAAGACTTCTTTCTTCCCACCGGACCGGGGTATGGGAAAGACTCGAAAGGTTATCTCAGCCCGAAAGAATTCATCCGCAAACACCGCAGACTGAAAACGCCGCACCATAGTTCCCGCAAAACAACATAA